One Astatotilapia calliptera chromosome 1, fAstCal1.2, whole genome shotgun sequence DNA segment encodes these proteins:
- the taldo1 gene encoding transaldolase isoform X1, producing the protein MSSGSPDKRRKMESALNQLKKHTVVVADTGDFNAIDEYKPQDATTNPSLILAAAKMPAYQQLVDQAIKYGMAKGGSEEEQVANTMDKLFVSFGLEILKKVPGRVSTEVDARLSFDKDEMVAKALKLIALYEEAGISKERVLIKLSSTWEGIQAGKELEEKHGVHCNMTLLFSFAQAVACAEAKVTLISPFVGRILDWYKENTDRKSYEPHEDPGVVSVTKIYNYYKKFGYSTVVMGASFRNTGEVKALAGCDLLTISPGLLAELSQDHSAVTEMLSVEKAKACDLEKVHLDEKTFRWEHNEDRMGVEKLSDGIRKFAADAVKLETMIKVRLFD; encoded by the exons ATGTCTAGCGGGTCACCAGACAAACGGCGAAAGATGGAGTCGGCGCTGAACCAGCTGAAGAAGCACACTGTGGTGGTGGCAGACACGGGAGACTTCAACG CCATTGATGAATACAAGCCTCAAGATGCAACCACCAACCCATCTCTTATCCTGGCTGCTGCTAAGATGCCAGCCTACCAGCAGCTAGTGGATCAGGCCATCAAGTATGGCATGGCCAAGGGCGG ATCCGAAGAGGAGCAGGTAGCAAACACCATGGACAAGCTGTTTGTGAGTTTTGGGCTTGAGATCCTCAAGAAGGTCCCAGGCAGAGTCTCAACTGAAGTGGATGCCAG GCTGTCTTTTGACAAAGATGAAATGGTTGCAAAAGCCCTGAAGCTCATTGCGCTTTATGAAGAGGCAGGCATTAGCAAGGAACGCGTACTCATCAAGCTGTCATCAACATGGGAAGGAATCCAAGCTGGGAA GGAGCTTGAGGAGAAGCATGGTGTTCACTGCAACATGACGCTGCTGTTCTCTTTCGCTCAAGCCGTAGCCTGTGCCGAAGCAAAGGTAACACTTATATCGCCCTTCGTTGGACGCATCCTTGACTGGTATAAGGAGAATACAGATCGCAAAAGCTACGAGCCACATGAAGATCCAG GTGTGGTGAGTGTGACCAAGATTTACAACTACTACAAGAAGTTTGGCTATAGCACTGTTGTGATGGGGGCCTCCTTTAGAAACACAGGGGAAGTGAAAGCCCTCGCAGGCTGTGACCTGCTCACAATCTCCCCCGGTCTGCTGGCAGAGCTCAGCCAGGATCACAGTGCTGTCACGGAGATGCTCAGTGTGGAGAAAG CCAAGGCCTGTGATCTGGAGAAGGTCCACCTGGATGAGAAGACTTTCCGCTGGGAGCACAACGAGGACCGCATGGGTGTGGAGAAACTGTCTGACGGCATCCGCAAGTTTGCTGCTGACGCCGTGAAGCTGGAGACCATGATCAAAGTAAGATTGTttgattaa
- the taldo1 gene encoding transaldolase isoform X2, protein MSSGSPDKRRKMESALNQLKKHTVVVADTGDFNAIDEYKPQDATTNPSLILAAAKMPAYQQLVDQAIKYGMAKGGSEEEQVANTMDKLFVSFGLEILKKVPGRVSTEVDARLSFDKDEMVAKALKLIALYEEAGISKERVLIKLSSTWEGIQAGKELEEKHGVHCNMTLLFSFAQAVACAEAKVTLISPFVGRILDWYKENTDRKSYEPHEDPGVVSVTKIYNYYKKFGYSTVVMGASFRNTGEVKALAGCDLLTISPGLLAELSQDHSAVTEMLSVEKAKACDLEKVHLDEKTFRWEHNEDRMGVEKLSDGIRKFAADAVKLETMIKEKILSVKNGQ, encoded by the exons ATGTCTAGCGGGTCACCAGACAAACGGCGAAAGATGGAGTCGGCGCTGAACCAGCTGAAGAAGCACACTGTGGTGGTGGCAGACACGGGAGACTTCAACG CCATTGATGAATACAAGCCTCAAGATGCAACCACCAACCCATCTCTTATCCTGGCTGCTGCTAAGATGCCAGCCTACCAGCAGCTAGTGGATCAGGCCATCAAGTATGGCATGGCCAAGGGCGG ATCCGAAGAGGAGCAGGTAGCAAACACCATGGACAAGCTGTTTGTGAGTTTTGGGCTTGAGATCCTCAAGAAGGTCCCAGGCAGAGTCTCAACTGAAGTGGATGCCAG GCTGTCTTTTGACAAAGATGAAATGGTTGCAAAAGCCCTGAAGCTCATTGCGCTTTATGAAGAGGCAGGCATTAGCAAGGAACGCGTACTCATCAAGCTGTCATCAACATGGGAAGGAATCCAAGCTGGGAA GGAGCTTGAGGAGAAGCATGGTGTTCACTGCAACATGACGCTGCTGTTCTCTTTCGCTCAAGCCGTAGCCTGTGCCGAAGCAAAGGTAACACTTATATCGCCCTTCGTTGGACGCATCCTTGACTGGTATAAGGAGAATACAGATCGCAAAAGCTACGAGCCACATGAAGATCCAG GTGTGGTGAGTGTGACCAAGATTTACAACTACTACAAGAAGTTTGGCTATAGCACTGTTGTGATGGGGGCCTCCTTTAGAAACACAGGGGAAGTGAAAGCCCTCGCAGGCTGTGACCTGCTCACAATCTCCCCCGGTCTGCTGGCAGAGCTCAGCCAGGATCACAGTGCTGTCACGGAGATGCTCAGTGTGGAGAAAG CCAAGGCCTGTGATCTGGAGAAGGTCCACCTGGATGAGAAGACTTTCCGCTGGGAGCACAACGAGGACCGCATGGGTGTGGAGAAACTGTCTGACGGCATCCGCAAGTTTGCTGCTGACGCCGTGAAGCTGGAGACCATGATCAAA GAGAAAATTCTGAGTGTGAAGAACGGGCAGTAA